A region from the Dendropsophus ebraccatus isolate aDenEbr1 chromosome 1, aDenEbr1.pat, whole genome shotgun sequence genome encodes:
- the CHSY1 gene encoding chondroitin sulfate synthase 1 isoform X2, whose translation MTAQKYLQTRAVAAYRTWSQSIPGKVEFFSSEGSDTSIPIPIVALHNVDDSYPPQKKSFMMLKYMHDHYLDQYEWFMRADDDVYIKGERLESFLRSLNSSEPLFLGQTGLGTTEEMGKLALEPGENFCMGGPGVIMSREVLRRMVPHIGECLREMYTTHEDVEIGRCVRRFAGVQCVWSYEMQQLFYENYEQNKKGYIRDLHNSKIHRAITLHPNKNPPYQYRLHSYMLSRKIAELRYRTIQLHREIVLMSKYSSTEIHKDDLQLGMAPSFMRYQPRQREEILEWEFLTGKYLYSAADGQPPRRGMDASQKEALDDIVMQVMEMINANAKTRGRIIDFKEIQYGYRRLNPLYGAEYVLDLLLLYKKHKGKKMTVPVRRHAYLQQTFSKIQFMEHEEIDPKELANRINQDSGSLSFLSNSLKMLVPFQLTSSKVEHKEPKEKKVNILVPLSGRYEMFSRFMANFEKACLIPNQNVKLVILLFNSDANPDKEKQVDLMRDYRVKYPKADMQILSVTGEFSRALALEVGSAQFTNDSLLFFCDVDLIFTTEFLQRCRSNTILGQQIYFPIIFSQYDPKIVYGGKVPSDNHYAFTQKTGFWRNYGFGITCVHKGDLIHAGGFDVSIQGWGLEDVDLFNKVVQAGLKTFRSQEVGVVHIHHPVFCDPNLDPKQYKMCVGSKASTHGSTQRLAELWLEKNDPMFGKTIHTNDSVRTA comes from the exons ATGACCGCACAGAAGTACCTGCAGACCCGGGCCGTGGCCGCATACAG AACATGGTCCCAGTCAATCCCTGGGAAGGTGGAGTTTTTCTCAAGTGAGGGCTCAGACACATCCATACCAATTCCTATTGTGGCTCTGCATAATGTGGACGACTCTTACCCTCCCCAAAAGAAGTCCTTTATGATGCTGAAGTATATGCACGATCATTACCTGGATCAGTACGAGTGGTTCATGAGAGCGGATGATGACGTCTACATCAAAGGGGAACGCCTGGAGAGCTTCCTGCGTAGCCTCAACAGCAGCGAACCTTTGTTCTTGGGGCAGACCGGTCTTGGCACAACAGAGGAGATGGGAAAACTAGCATTGGAACCTGGCGAAAATTTTTGCATGGGCGGTCCTGGCGTGATCATGAGCAGAGAAGTCCTACGCAGGATGGTGCCACACATTGGAGAATGTCTACGAGAAATGTACACAACTCATGAAGATGTGGAGATTGGTAGATGTGTGCGAAGGTTTGCAGGGGTGCAGTGCGTCTGGTCTTATGAG ATGCAGCAATTGTTTTATGAGAATTATGAACAGAACAAAAAGGGCTATATCCGAGACCTTCATAACAGCAAGATTCATCGAGCCATCACCCTACACCCTAATAAGAATCCCCCCTACCAGTATCGTCTACACAGTTACATGCTGAGTCGTAAAATTGCCGAGCTACGTTATCGCACCATTCAGCTCCACCGGGAAATTGTCCTTATGAGTaaatacagcagcacagagattcACAAAGATGACTTGCAGCTAGGAATGGCTCCCTCTTTCATGAGATACCAGCCACGCCAACGGGAAGAGATCTTGGAATGGGAGTTTCTCACTGGCAAATATCTGTATTCTGCCGCAGATGGACAACCTCCTAGGCGTGGGATGGATGCTTCACAGAAAGAAGCTCTTGATGATATAGTGATGCAAGTTATGGAAATGATCAATGCAAATGCCAAAACACGTGGACGTATTATTGACTTTAAAGAGATTCAGTATGGGTACCGCAGACTCAATCCATTGTACGGAGCAGAGTATGTTTTAGATTTGCTCTTGCTGTACAAAAAGCATAAGGGCAAGAAAATGACCGTACCTGTGAGGAGACATGCCTACCTCCAACAAACATTCAGCAAGATTCAGTTCATGGAGCACGAAGAGATTGATCCTAAAGAGCTAGCGAATAGAATTAACCAAGATTCTGGTTCTTTGTCATTTCTTTCCAATTCCCTTAAAATGCTTGTCCCATTCCAACTTACCTCCTCTAAGGTTGAACACAAAGAGCCCAAAGAAAAGAAAGTCAACATCCTGGTTCCATTGTCTGGTCGCTATGAGATGTTCAGTAGGTTTATGGCCAACTTTGAAAAGGCTTGCCTCATTCCCAACCAAAATGTGAAGCTCGTCATCTTACTCTTTAATTCTGATGCCAACCCTGACAAGGAAAAACAAGTGGATCTTATGAGGGATTATCGGGTTAAATATCCAAAGGCTGACATGCAGATCCTATCGGTGACTGGGGAGTTCTCCAGAGCCCTGGCCCTAGAGGTTGGATCTGCTCAGTTTACCAATGACTCTTTGCTCTTCTTCTGTGATGTTGATCTCATATTCACTACAGAGTTCCTTCAGCGCTGTAGGTCAAACACCATCCTAGGCCAACAAATATATTTTCCGATTATCTTTAGCCAGTATGACCCTAAGATTGTCTATGGCGGAAAGGTTCCCAGTGACAACCATTACGCGTTTACACAGAAAACTGGCTTCTGGAGAAACTATGGCTTTGGCATTACCTGTGTCCATAAAGGAGACCTTATTCATGCTGGAGGTTTTGACGTTTCTATTCAGGGGTGGGGATTGGAGGATGTGGACCTGTTTAATAAAGTGGTACAAGCTGGTTTAAAGACTTTTAGGAGTCAGGAGGTGGGTGTGGTCCACATACACCATCCTGTGTTTTGTGATCCCAATCTTGATCCTAAACAGTACAAAATGTGTGTGGGATCCAAAGCATCGACTCATGGTTCTACCCAGCGGCTTGCTGAACTTTGGCTGGAGAAAAATGACCCTATGTTTGGAAAAACAATTCACACAAATGACTCTGTGAGGACAGCCTAA
- the CHSY1 gene encoding chondroitin sulfate synthase 1 isoform X1, whose protein sequence is MAARGRHSWFSVLLGLVLGFLLASRLIIPRAAELHRYRRKGGQAVGCGPQPGARSELTWRDLQPPYMGALEADSEEDVPRDRSFLYVGVMTAQKYLQTRAVAAYRTWSQSIPGKVEFFSSEGSDTSIPIPIVALHNVDDSYPPQKKSFMMLKYMHDHYLDQYEWFMRADDDVYIKGERLESFLRSLNSSEPLFLGQTGLGTTEEMGKLALEPGENFCMGGPGVIMSREVLRRMVPHIGECLREMYTTHEDVEIGRCVRRFAGVQCVWSYEMQQLFYENYEQNKKGYIRDLHNSKIHRAITLHPNKNPPYQYRLHSYMLSRKIAELRYRTIQLHREIVLMSKYSSTEIHKDDLQLGMAPSFMRYQPRQREEILEWEFLTGKYLYSAADGQPPRRGMDASQKEALDDIVMQVMEMINANAKTRGRIIDFKEIQYGYRRLNPLYGAEYVLDLLLLYKKHKGKKMTVPVRRHAYLQQTFSKIQFMEHEEIDPKELANRINQDSGSLSFLSNSLKMLVPFQLTSSKVEHKEPKEKKVNILVPLSGRYEMFSRFMANFEKACLIPNQNVKLVILLFNSDANPDKEKQVDLMRDYRVKYPKADMQILSVTGEFSRALALEVGSAQFTNDSLLFFCDVDLIFTTEFLQRCRSNTILGQQIYFPIIFSQYDPKIVYGGKVPSDNHYAFTQKTGFWRNYGFGITCVHKGDLIHAGGFDVSIQGWGLEDVDLFNKVVQAGLKTFRSQEVGVVHIHHPVFCDPNLDPKQYKMCVGSKASTHGSTQRLAELWLEKNDPMFGKTIHTNDSVRTA, encoded by the exons ATGGCAGCCCGGGGCCGCCACTCGTGGTTCAGCGTGCTACTGGGACTGGTGCTCGGCTTCCTGCTCGCCTCCCGGCTCATCATCCCCCGGGCCGCCGAGCTGCACCGATACCGGCGCAAGGGAGGACAGGCCGTGGGCTGCGGACCCCAGCCCGGCGCCAGGAGCGAGCTCACCTGGAGAGACCTGCAGCCGCCATACATGGGAGCCCTGGAGGCCGACAGCGAGGAGGACGTGCCCCGGGACCGGAGCTTCCTCTACGTGGGGGTGATGACCGCACAGAAGTACCTGCAGACCCGGGCCGTGGCCGCATACAG AACATGGTCCCAGTCAATCCCTGGGAAGGTGGAGTTTTTCTCAAGTGAGGGCTCAGACACATCCATACCAATTCCTATTGTGGCTCTGCATAATGTGGACGACTCTTACCCTCCCCAAAAGAAGTCCTTTATGATGCTGAAGTATATGCACGATCATTACCTGGATCAGTACGAGTGGTTCATGAGAGCGGATGATGACGTCTACATCAAAGGGGAACGCCTGGAGAGCTTCCTGCGTAGCCTCAACAGCAGCGAACCTTTGTTCTTGGGGCAGACCGGTCTTGGCACAACAGAGGAGATGGGAAAACTAGCATTGGAACCTGGCGAAAATTTTTGCATGGGCGGTCCTGGCGTGATCATGAGCAGAGAAGTCCTACGCAGGATGGTGCCACACATTGGAGAATGTCTACGAGAAATGTACACAACTCATGAAGATGTGGAGATTGGTAGATGTGTGCGAAGGTTTGCAGGGGTGCAGTGCGTCTGGTCTTATGAG ATGCAGCAATTGTTTTATGAGAATTATGAACAGAACAAAAAGGGCTATATCCGAGACCTTCATAACAGCAAGATTCATCGAGCCATCACCCTACACCCTAATAAGAATCCCCCCTACCAGTATCGTCTACACAGTTACATGCTGAGTCGTAAAATTGCCGAGCTACGTTATCGCACCATTCAGCTCCACCGGGAAATTGTCCTTATGAGTaaatacagcagcacagagattcACAAAGATGACTTGCAGCTAGGAATGGCTCCCTCTTTCATGAGATACCAGCCACGCCAACGGGAAGAGATCTTGGAATGGGAGTTTCTCACTGGCAAATATCTGTATTCTGCCGCAGATGGACAACCTCCTAGGCGTGGGATGGATGCTTCACAGAAAGAAGCTCTTGATGATATAGTGATGCAAGTTATGGAAATGATCAATGCAAATGCCAAAACACGTGGACGTATTATTGACTTTAAAGAGATTCAGTATGGGTACCGCAGACTCAATCCATTGTACGGAGCAGAGTATGTTTTAGATTTGCTCTTGCTGTACAAAAAGCATAAGGGCAAGAAAATGACCGTACCTGTGAGGAGACATGCCTACCTCCAACAAACATTCAGCAAGATTCAGTTCATGGAGCACGAAGAGATTGATCCTAAAGAGCTAGCGAATAGAATTAACCAAGATTCTGGTTCTTTGTCATTTCTTTCCAATTCCCTTAAAATGCTTGTCCCATTCCAACTTACCTCCTCTAAGGTTGAACACAAAGAGCCCAAAGAAAAGAAAGTCAACATCCTGGTTCCATTGTCTGGTCGCTATGAGATGTTCAGTAGGTTTATGGCCAACTTTGAAAAGGCTTGCCTCATTCCCAACCAAAATGTGAAGCTCGTCATCTTACTCTTTAATTCTGATGCCAACCCTGACAAGGAAAAACAAGTGGATCTTATGAGGGATTATCGGGTTAAATATCCAAAGGCTGACATGCAGATCCTATCGGTGACTGGGGAGTTCTCCAGAGCCCTGGCCCTAGAGGTTGGATCTGCTCAGTTTACCAATGACTCTTTGCTCTTCTTCTGTGATGTTGATCTCATATTCACTACAGAGTTCCTTCAGCGCTGTAGGTCAAACACCATCCTAGGCCAACAAATATATTTTCCGATTATCTTTAGCCAGTATGACCCTAAGATTGTCTATGGCGGAAAGGTTCCCAGTGACAACCATTACGCGTTTACACAGAAAACTGGCTTCTGGAGAAACTATGGCTTTGGCATTACCTGTGTCCATAAAGGAGACCTTATTCATGCTGGAGGTTTTGACGTTTCTATTCAGGGGTGGGGATTGGAGGATGTGGACCTGTTTAATAAAGTGGTACAAGCTGGTTTAAAGACTTTTAGGAGTCAGGAGGTGGGTGTGGTCCACATACACCATCCTGTGTTTTGTGATCCCAATCTTGATCCTAAACAGTACAAAATGTGTGTGGGATCCAAAGCATCGACTCATGGTTCTACCCAGCGGCTTGCTGAACTTTGGCTGGAGAAAAATGACCCTATGTTTGGAAAAACAATTCACACAAATGACTCTGTGAGGACAGCCTAA